Below is a window of Desulfallas thermosapovorans DSM 6562 DNA.
AATCATAATTCTTGACATATAGGGTAGGGGGGTATACTATTGATTTTAGGGGGGTGAAGCGAACTGGAGGAGCAAAAACCTAAACAATGCCCGGGCTGTCAAAGCGCAGGTAATAACAAGCACAGGCACTGGCGTGACGAAAAAACGGTGCACGATTTGTCAAGACGCCTTAACCGCATTGAAGGCCAGGTGCGTGGTATTAAAAGGATGATCGAAGAGGGAGTATATTGTGACGATGTCTTGAATCAAATTGCTTCGGCCCAGTCCGCGCTGACCGGGGTGGCCAAGCTGTTGTTGGAAAAACACATTAGAACTTGCATTAAGGATCAATTAATTGCCGGTGATGAAGAAGTTGTTGCCGAATTGACCAAAACAATTGCCAGGCTGATCAATAAAAATTAATGGAGGTTTGAAAAGTATGAATAAAACAGTATTAAAGGTGGAAGGCATGAGCTGCAATCACTGCAAAATGGCGGTGGAAAAGGCGGCGCGGGAAATAACAGGCGTGGAAGAAGCCCTGGTGAATCTGGAACAAAAGGAATTGGTGGTGACAGGCAACGTCTCCCGTGAACAACTGGTTGAAGCAGTGATAAAGGCCGGGTATGAGGTAAAGAATTGATTATAATCGAGCAAATTTAGTGTTAAACCGGAAAGAGGTATCCATAGCATGGCTGAAAATAACAATGCCTGTTCCCAGGGATGCGTGGGGAACGGGCGGGAGCTCTCCAGGATTGGGTTCACGGTCAAAGGGATGAGTTGCGCTGCGTGCTCCGCCAGGTTGGAGAGGGGGCTGTCCGGGATGGAAGGGGTGAGTGCCGCCCGGGTTAACCTGGCCACTGAAAAGGCCACGGTTGATTATGACCCCGCTCTGGTCAAACCGGAACAAATGATTGAAAAAGTAAGACAGTTCGGTTTTGACGTGCTGCAGGAAAAGCTGGACCTGGCCATTGGCGGGATGAGTTGCGCGGCCTGCGCCGCCAGGGTTGAAAAGGGATTGAAATCCCTTCCGGGGGTGGCGGACGCCACTGTCAACCTGGCCACCGAAAAAGCCACCGTTACCTATTATCCCGGCCAGGTAAATGCTGCAGCCCTGGTCAATGCTGTGGAAAAGCTGGGTTACCAAGCACGCAAAATCGATGATCACTATACCGACCGTGAAAAGGATGAGCGGGATAGGGAAATAAAAAGGCAGCGGTTCCTGTTTATCTTCGCGGCAGTGTTCTCAGCCCCGCTATTTGCCGGTATGCTGGGTATGCTGGCTCCCCTGGAAGGCTTTTTCCCTCATATTTTGCACAATGCCCTGTTCCAGTTTTTCTTTGCCACCCCGGTACAGTTGGTGGCCGGTTACCACTTTTACCGCGATGCTTATACAGCCTTGAGGAACCGCAGCGCCAATATGTCGGTTCTGGTGGCCATGGGCACCAGCGTCGCTTATATTTACAGCACGGTGGTGACCTTTTGGGGGCATCGATTGGGATTGCAGCATGTTTATTTTGAGAGCAGTGCCGTGCTGTTGACCCTGATCCTGCTGGGTAAGATGTTGGAGGCCAGGGCCAAGGGCAAAACCTCCGAAGCCTTGAAAAAGCTGGCCGGTCTGCAGGCGAAAACTGCCCGGGTGATCCGGGGCGGCATCGAGGTTGATGTTCCGGTGGAAGAGGTGCTGGTGGGCGACCTGGTGGTAGTTCGCCCCGGCGAAAAGGTGCCGGTAGACGGAGTAATCAGGGAAGGGCATTCTACGGTGGATGAATCCATGCTCACCGGGGAAAGCCTGCCGGTGGATAAAAAGGAAGGCGATCTTGTCACCGGCGCCACTTTGAACAAGCTGGGCACCTTTCGTTTTGAAGCCCTGCGGGTGGGCCGGGACACAGCTCTGGCGCAGATTATTCGTTTTGTGGAAGAAGCCCAGAGCTCCAAGGCGCCCATTCAGCGGATGGCGGACGTTATTTCCGGGTACTTTGTGCCCGTGGTCACCGGCATTGCGGTGCTTACTTTCCTGGGCTGGTATTTTATAGGCGATCCCGGCAACGTGACCAGGGCGGTCTTAAACCTCACCGCCGTTTTGGTTATCGCCTGCCCCTGTGCCCTGGGTCTGGCCACCCCCACTTCCATTATGGTGGGGACAGGCAAAGGAGCGGAATACGGTATCCTGATCAAAGGCGGGGAACACCTGGAGCGGGCCCACCGGGTCAATGCCGTGGTTCTGGATAAAACAGGCACCATCACCCACGGGGAACCGGTTCTTACCGACTTGATCCCGGCCCCGGAGTTTGACGGCAGGGATGACTATTTGCT
It encodes the following:
- a CDS encoding metal-sensitive transcriptional regulator, which codes for MSRRLNRIEGQVRGIKRMIEEGVYCDDVLNQIASAQSALTGVAKLLLEKHIRTCIKDQLIAGDEEVVAELTKTIARLINKN
- a CDS encoding CopZ family metallochaperone: MNKTVLKVEGMSCNHCKMAVEKAAREITGVEEALVNLEQKELVVTGNVSREQLVEAVIKAGYEVKN
- a CDS encoding heavy metal translocating P-type ATPase yields the protein MAENNNACSQGCVGNGRELSRIGFTVKGMSCAACSARLERGLSGMEGVSAARVNLATEKATVDYDPALVKPEQMIEKVRQFGFDVLQEKLDLAIGGMSCAACAARVEKGLKSLPGVADATVNLATEKATVTYYPGQVNAAALVNAVEKLGYQARKIDDHYTDREKDERDREIKRQRFLFIFAAVFSAPLFAGMLGMLAPLEGFFPHILHNALFQFFFATPVQLVAGYHFYRDAYTALRNRSANMSVLVAMGTSVAYIYSTVVTFWGHRLGLQHVYFESSAVLLTLILLGKMLEARAKGKTSEALKKLAGLQAKTARVIRGGIEVDVPVEEVLVGDLVVVRPGEKVPVDGVIREGHSTVDESMLTGESLPVDKKEGDLVTGATLNKLGTFRFEALRVGRDTALAQIIRFVEEAQSSKAPIQRMADVISGYFVPVVTGIAVLTFLGWYFIGDPGNVTRAVLNLTAVLVIACPCALGLATPTSIMVGTGKGAEYGILIKGGEHLERAHRVNAVVLDKTGTITHGEPVLTDLIPAPEFDGRDDYLLQVAGAAEQGSEHPVAQAVVKKASAGQLDVGTVTSFTAIPGRGIAAEVGGTSVLLGTRRLLQEKGIELPQVFETEIQRLENEGKTVMLMALDGLPAAVLAVADSIKETSVEAVALMRKMGLEVWMLTGDNLLTARAIARAAGISEDHVLAQVLPEDKAKKVSELRARGMVVGMVGDGINDAPALVEADVGFAIGSGTDIAVEAADIVLVRGDLRSVVDSIALSRVTIRNIKQNLFWALIYNIIGIPVAALGFLSPVVAGTAMAFSSVSVVSNALRIKRFRPQR